Proteins encoded in a region of the Dorea longicatena genome:
- a CDS encoding FtsW/RodA/SpoVE family cell cycle protein, producing MVNIIVQLSKYLMILMITVYTYLCFSIFGYYDPDKKKRCLRKQNVLMFVMHLTAFLVMYLEKKDTKILALYLMQVTLLGGTILLYSFIYPKVSRLVVNNMCMLLSIGFIMITRLNYDKAAKQYLIAAAGIVLCLVIPIIIRKVRFLSEWRILYGIVGIVSLAVVVVVGRVSYGAMLGFTVAGINIQPSELVKIVFVFFVASSFKRSTEFKDLVVTTVVAAFHVLILVVSKDLGAALIIFVVYLVMLYVATHQPLYILAGLGAGSLGAVAAYHLFTHVKTRVNVWRDPFGTYDNGGYQVAQSLFAIGTGGWFGAGLYQGQPDTIPVSAEDFIFSAISEEMGLIYAMCLILICVSCYVMFLNIAMQLHNLFYKMVALGLGTCYIFQVFLTIGGATKFIPSTGVTLPLVSYGGSSLISTLIMFAIIQGLYILREDEEEDIERRKKERLRAKRSRQENAARYRETEYDPQRAKRSQKARKEAAQGKARKKQRIR from the coding sequence TTGGTAAATATAATTGTACAGTTATCAAAATATCTGATGATTCTGATGATCACAGTGTATACATATCTGTGCTTCAGCATTTTCGGGTATTATGATCCGGATAAAAAGAAACGGTGTCTCAGAAAGCAGAATGTGTTGATGTTCGTGATGCATCTGACAGCATTTCTCGTGATGTATCTGGAAAAAAAGGACACAAAGATTCTGGCGTTATATCTGATGCAGGTAACGCTTCTTGGAGGAACCATCCTGTTATATAGTTTTATTTATCCAAAAGTATCGCGTCTGGTTGTAAATAATATGTGCATGCTTTTGAGTATTGGATTTATCATGATCACCAGATTAAATTATGATAAAGCGGCGAAGCAGTATCTGATCGCAGCAGCGGGAATTGTGCTTTGTCTTGTAATTCCGATCATCATCCGGAAGGTCCGCTTCTTATCAGAATGGAGAATCCTTTATGGAATTGTCGGAATTGTATCGCTGGCGGTGGTTGTGGTTGTCGGAAGAGTATCCTATGGTGCGATGCTTGGTTTTACGGTTGCGGGAATCAATATTCAGCCGTCGGAGCTGGTGAAGATCGTATTTGTGTTCTTTGTAGCATCCAGTTTTAAGCGTTCGACGGAATTTAAAGATCTCGTAGTGACGACGGTCGTAGCTGCTTTTCACGTGCTGATCCTGGTGGTATCGAAAGACCTTGGTGCGGCACTGATCATATTTGTGGTATATCTGGTTATGTTGTATGTGGCAACCCATCAACCACTGTATATTCTTGCCGGACTTGGCGCAGGAAGCTTAGGAGCAGTTGCGGCATATCATTTGTTTACGCACGTTAAGACGCGTGTCAATGTGTGGAGAGATCCATTCGGAACTTATGATAATGGCGGCTATCAGGTGGCACAGTCATTATTTGCCATCGGAACCGGTGGATGGTTTGGTGCGGGACTCTATCAGGGACAGCCGGATACGATTCCGGTATCTGCAGAAGACTTTATCTTTTCTGCGATTTCGGAAGAGATGGGACTGATCTATGCAATGTGCCTGATTCTGATCTGTGTAAGCTGCTATGTAATGTTTTTAAATATTGCAATGCAGCTGCATAATCTGTTTTATAAGATGGTAGCACTGGGACTTGGTACCTGTTACATATTCCAGGTGTTCTTGACAATCGGAGGGGCAACGAAGTTCATTCCGTCAACAGGTGTAACACTTCCGCTTGTAAGTTATGGTGGAAGTTCGTTGATCAGTACACTGATCATGTTTGCAATTATCCAAGGACTGTATATTTTAAGAGAAGACGAGGAAGAGGATATTGAGAGAAGGAAGAAAGAACGGTTACGAGCAAAGAGAAGCCGACAGGAGAATGCGGCAAGATATCGAGAGACAGAATATGACCCGCAAAGAGCGAAAAGAAGCCAAAAAGCGCGAAAAGAAGCGGCTCAAGGCAAAGCGCGCAAGAAACAAAGAATTCGCTAG
- a CDS encoding peptidase U32 family protein encodes MNRDVEILAPAGSMECLRAAVAAGADAIYLGGTKFGARAYAQNLSEEDLVQAIEYVHIHGRKIYMTVNTLLKDRELNELYAYLLPYYKAGLDGVIVQDIGAVKFIGEYFPEMPVHASTQMTITNTLGADFLKRYGITRVVPARELSLKEIRDMKKQTGLEMECFVHGALCYCYSGQCLLSSMIGGRSGNRGQCAQPCRLPYQTEGKKPADLMSLKDLCTIDILPELIDAGIDSFKIEGRMKQPEYVYTVVKMYRKYADQYLKLQKEGKGKSSYHVSEADKRELLATYQRRGYCEGYYYQHNGKDMVSLKRPKNGRDGSAEEKPWQDIKVQEKINGILTLSVGNRAKLTVSCGDVTVECIGQEVQAAQKQPLDPARIEKQMRKTGNTEFTFDNLEILIEGNVFLPMQALNELRREGIEELTEQIQMQYRREDAGCGMKKATAGFDSDADGVTETAGKKECCISASVQNKAQLDTAVNSKIRYIYLEEDVEFEREDGVQYFLAMPYIFRENTIKRYEKMYTEIEKKYDGILIRNWESYAWLKRHEYQKEIRSDYNLYIFNRKTKEELRRLGIARGTASVELNDRELARIGIEEQVFIAYGYQPVMISAGCIQKTSASCDGKGGVLSISDRYQKKFAVRRYCRDCYNVMYNSAPLFLADKAEEVHALAPAELRLDFTTESSGQVKEICHAYTLAFEKGCKTEPPMQDYTRGHFKRGVK; translated from the coding sequence ATGAACAGAGATGTAGAGATATTAGCTCCGGCAGGGTCGATGGAGTGTCTGCGGGCAGCGGTGGCCGCAGGTGCGGATGCAATATACCTTGGCGGTACAAAATTTGGGGCGAGAGCATATGCACAGAATCTTTCGGAAGAAGATCTGGTGCAGGCAATTGAATATGTGCATATTCATGGAAGAAAGATTTATATGACGGTGAATACACTCCTGAAAGACAGGGAACTGAATGAACTGTATGCGTACCTGCTTCCTTATTACAAGGCAGGACTGGATGGAGTGATTGTACAGGATATCGGTGCGGTTAAGTTTATAGGAGAATATTTCCCTGAAATGCCGGTGCATGCCAGTACACAGATGACGATCACCAATACACTTGGAGCAGACTTCTTAAAAAGATACGGAATTACGAGAGTTGTACCGGCAAGAGAACTTTCTTTAAAGGAAATCCGTGATATGAAGAAACAGACAGGACTGGAGATGGAATGTTTTGTACACGGAGCCCTTTGCTATTGTTATTCCGGACAGTGTCTGCTAAGCAGCATGATTGGTGGACGAAGTGGCAACAGGGGACAGTGTGCTCAGCCATGTCGTCTGCCTTATCAGACAGAAGGAAAGAAACCGGCGGATCTTATGAGTCTGAAAGACTTGTGCACAATTGACATTTTACCGGAACTGATCGATGCCGGGATTGATTCGTTTAAAATAGAAGGAAGAATGAAGCAGCCGGAATATGTATATACGGTTGTAAAAATGTATCGTAAATATGCAGATCAGTATCTGAAACTTCAGAAAGAAGGCAAAGGAAAATCCTCGTATCATGTATCAGAGGCAGACAAAAGAGAGTTACTTGCAACTTATCAGAGACGTGGTTATTGTGAAGGCTACTATTATCAGCATAACGGCAAGGACATGGTATCTTTGAAGCGTCCAAAGAATGGAAGAGATGGAAGTGCAGAGGAAAAGCCATGGCAGGATATAAAAGTACAAGAAAAAATTAATGGTATTTTAACACTTTCTGTCGGAAACCGTGCTAAACTAACAGTATCATGCGGTGATGTTACTGTAGAATGTATCGGACAGGAAGTGCAGGCGGCACAGAAGCAACCGTTAGATCCGGCAAGAATCGAAAAGCAGATGCGCAAAACCGGTAATACAGAGTTTACATTTGATAATCTGGAGATTCTGATTGAAGGAAATGTATTCCTCCCGATGCAGGCATTGAATGAACTGCGAAGAGAAGGTATTGAAGAACTGACGGAGCAGATACAGATGCAGTATAGACGGGAAGATGCCGGTTGTGGAATGAAAAAAGCAACAGCGGGATTCGATAGCGATGCGGATGGTGTAACAGAAACAGCAGGCAAAAAAGAATGCTGTATATCTGCAAGTGTACAGAACAAAGCTCAGCTTGATACAGCGGTAAACAGCAAAATCCGGTACATCTATCTGGAGGAGGATGTAGAATTTGAACGGGAAGACGGTGTACAGTATTTCCTTGCCATGCCATATATTTTCAGAGAGAATACAATCAAAAGATATGAAAAAATGTATACAGAGATCGAGAAAAAATATGATGGTATTCTGATCCGGAACTGGGAAAGCTATGCGTGGCTGAAACGGCATGAATATCAGAAAGAAATCCGCAGTGATTATAACCTTTATATATTTAATCGGAAGACAAAAGAGGAATTGAGACGATTGGGAATTGCCCGGGGAACGGCATCAGTGGAATTGAATGACCGTGAACTGGCAAGAATTGGAATAGAGGAGCAGGTGTTTATCGCATATGGTTATCAGCCGGTGATGATCAGTGCAGGATGTATCCAGAAGACCAGTGCTTCCTGTGATGGAAAAGGCGGTGTACTTTCGATTTCGGATCGTTATCAGAAGAAGTTTGCAGTCAGACGATATTGCAGAGACTGCTATAATGTGATGTATAATTCGGCTCCGCTGTTCCTAGCCGATAAGGCAGAAGAGGTACATGCATTGGCACCCGCAGAATTACGTCTGGACTTTACGACAGAAAGCAGCGGACAGGTGAAAGAGATCTGTCATGCATATACGCTCGCATTCGAAAAAGGGTGTAAGACGGAACCTCCGATGCAGGACTATACAAGAGGACATTTTAAAAGAGGAGTAAAGTAG
- the zapA gene encoding cell division protein ZapA: MASSKNYTEVLIGGKVFTLSGFESEDYLQKVSTYLNHKLDECSNSEGYRKQSAETRSILLALNIADDYFKAKKQGGTLESDIEAKDKEMYDLKHELISVQIKLENAEKAMDKLKEENKELQMKIVQLETEIKNNK, from the coding sequence ATGGCATCATCAAAAAACTATACAGAAGTATTAATAGGAGGAAAGGTTTTTACTTTAAGTGGATTTGAAAGTGAAGACTATTTACAGAAAGTTTCTACATATCTGAACCATAAGCTGGACGAATGCAGCAATAGTGAGGGATATCGCAAGCAGAGCGCAGAGACCAGAAGTATTCTGTTGGCACTGAACATTGCGGATGATTACTTTAAGGCGAAGAAGCAGGGCGGTACACTGGAAAGTGATATCGAGGCAAAAGATAAAGAGATGTATGACTTAAAGCATGAACTGATATCCGTTCAGATCAAGCTGGAGAATGCAGAGAAAGCGATGGACAAGCTGAAGGAAGAGAATAAGGAACTTCAGATGAAGATCGTACAGCTGGAAACAGAGATTAAGAATAATAAGTAA
- the ruvB gene encoding Holliday junction branch migration DNA helicase RuvB: MSRRIMTTENLEEDVRIENHLRPQLLEDYIGQAKAKEMLKIYIEAAKARGEALDHLLFYGPPGLGKTTLAGIIANEMNVNMKITSGPAIEKPGEMAAILNNLQEGDILFVDEIHRLNRQVEEVLYPAMEDYAIDIMIGKGASARSIRLDLPKFTLVGATTRAGMLTAPLRDRFGVVTRMEYYTVEELKMIILRSAKVLEVGIDENGAYAMARRSRGTPRLANRLLKRVRDFAQVKYNGYITEEVADYALDLLDVDKEGLDQTDRGILLAMIGKFGGGPVGLETLAASIGEDPGTIEDVYEPYLLKNGFIQRTPRGRVVTDAAYAHLGICKENE, from the coding sequence ATGAGCAGAAGAATTATGACGACTGAGAATCTGGAAGAAGATGTCAGGATCGAGAATCATTTAAGACCTCAGCTTCTGGAAGATTACATTGGTCAGGCAAAAGCAAAAGAAATGCTGAAGATTTATATTGAAGCGGCAAAGGCGAGGGGCGAGGCACTGGATCATCTTTTGTTCTATGGACCTCCGGGACTTGGAAAGACGACACTTGCGGGAATCATTGCCAATGAGATGAATGTAAATATGAAGATCACATCAGGACCGGCAATCGAAAAGCCGGGAGAGATGGCGGCAATCCTGAATAACCTGCAGGAAGGGGATATCCTTTTTGTAGATGAGATCCACCGCCTGAACCGCCAGGTGGAGGAAGTGCTGTATCCGGCAATGGAAGACTATGCGATCGATATTATGATCGGAAAGGGCGCTTCGGCAAGATCGATCCGTCTGGATCTCCCAAAATTCACCCTGGTAGGGGCAACGACAAGGGCAGGTATGCTGACAGCGCCTTTGCGGGACCGCTTCGGTGTGGTGACCAGGATGGAATATTATACGGTCGAAGAACTGAAGATGATCATTTTACGTTCGGCAAAGGTTCTGGAAGTCGGGATTGATGAAAATGGTGCATATGCGATGGCGAGACGTTCACGGGGGACTCCGAGACTTGCCAATCGTCTGTTAAAGCGTGTCCGGGATTTTGCCCAGGTGAAATATAACGGCTACATCACAGAAGAAGTGGCGGATTATGCACTGGATCTTCTGGATGTGGATAAGGAAGGTCTGGATCAGACGGACAGAGGGATCCTTCTGGCTATGATCGGGAAATTCGGCGGTGGCCCGGTCGGATTGGAGACGCTTGCGGCATCGATCGGAGAAGATCCGGGTACGATTGAGGATGTATATGAGCCATATCTGTTGAAGAATGGGTTTATTCAGAGAACTCCAAGAGGAAGAGTCGTGACGGATGCGGCATATGCCCATCTGGGAATTTGTAAGGAAAATGAATAA
- the ruvA gene encoding Holliday junction branch migration protein RuvA produces the protein MITYIRGILEGMEEDKVIVDVGGVGYGIYMAGTAMGRLPALGKEVKIHTHLHVKEDLMQLYGFLTRDELRVFRLLIGVSGIGPKGGLGILSALGPDDLRFAVASNDVKAIQAAPGIGKKTAEKLILELKDKLKLEDALENAANAVQNTADTSAGMANEMTGEAVQALVALGYGNTEALKAVRQVEITEEMSVEDVLRQSLKYML, from the coding sequence ATGATTACATATATACGTGGAATTCTGGAAGGAATGGAAGAAGACAAAGTCATTGTAGATGTCGGCGGTGTCGGATATGGAATCTACATGGCAGGGACCGCAATGGGCAGGCTTCCGGCTCTTGGAAAAGAAGTAAAGATCCACACCCATCTGCATGTTAAGGAAGATCTGATGCAGTTGTATGGCTTCCTTACCAGGGATGAACTCCGTGTGTTCCGGCTTCTGATCGGTGTCAGCGGGATCGGACCGAAAGGCGGTCTTGGGATTCTTTCGGCACTCGGACCCGATGATCTGAGATTTGCGGTTGCGTCGAATGATGTAAAGGCAATACAGGCGGCACCGGGAATCGGTAAAAAGACGGCGGAGAAGCTGATTCTGGAATTAAAAGACAAGTTGAAGCTGGAGGATGCGCTTGAGAATGCCGCGAATGCAGTGCAGAACACGGCAGATACATCTGCAGGCATGGCAAATGAGATGACAGGAGAAGCGGTACAGGCACTGGTTGCACTCGGGTATGGCAATACCGAGGCATTAAAAGCAGTCAGACAGGTAGAGATTACGGAAGAAATGAGTGTGGAAGATGTTCTCCGTCAGTCTCTGAAATATATGTTGTAG
- a CDS encoding Gx transporter family protein, which yields MKNRVAYFGVFTALALIFSYVETLIPINFGIPGVKLGLANLVIVIALYKMKLTEVYLLSVVRVLLSGFIFGNYFSIIYSLAGGLLSLTVMALLKKSKGFSVMGISVAGGVFHNVGQLIVAMLVVETFSVGYYFPVLLVAGLITGLVIGIVSAEMLKRIKNIQF from the coding sequence GTGAAGAATAGAGTGGCATATTTTGGAGTGTTTACGGCACTGGCGCTGATATTCAGCTATGTGGAGACGCTGATCCCTATCAATTTCGGAATCCCGGGAGTGAAGCTCGGGCTTGCGAATCTGGTGATCGTGATCGCGTTATATAAGATGAAGCTGACGGAGGTATATCTGTTGTCTGTGGTCAGAGTACTACTGTCAGGATTCATATTTGGAAATTATTTCAGTATCATTTACAGCCTGGCCGGTGGATTGTTAAGTCTGACGGTAATGGCACTCTTGAAGAAGAGCAAAGGATTCAGTGTGATGGGAATCAGTGTGGCGGGCGGAGTGTTCCACAATGTGGGACAGCTGATCGTTGCAATGCTTGTGGTGGAGACATTCAGTGTCGGTTATTATTTCCCGGTGCTTCTGGTCGCAGGACTGATTACCGGACTGGTGATCGGGATCGTGTCGGCGGAAATGTTGAAGAGAATTAAGAATATACAGTTTTGA
- a CDS encoding NusG domain II-containing protein translates to MNWKKKDAVLILTVLLIAGAAFGVHEFAGGDGADTVTVKVDGKVTGTYPLAKDQKIRINGGTNILTIKNGKAKMTDADCPDQLCVHQKAASKNHESIICLPNKVVVEVDGSEESEFDAVAN, encoded by the coding sequence ATGAATTGGAAGAAAAAAGATGCGGTTCTTATATTGACAGTTCTTTTGATTGCCGGTGCAGCTTTCGGTGTACATGAATTTGCCGGCGGGGATGGAGCTGATACCGTGACTGTGAAGGTGGATGGTAAGGTGACAGGAACCTATCCGCTCGCAAAGGATCAGAAGATTAGGATCAATGGCGGTACGAATATACTTACGATAAAGAACGGAAAAGCGAAGATGACAGATGCAGACTGTCCGGATCAGTTGTGTGTACATCAGAAAGCAGCTTCAAAGAATCATGAGAGCATTATCTGTCTGCCGAATAAAGTAGTGGTTGAGGTAGACGGAAGTGAAGAAAGTGAATTCGATGCAGTGGCAAATTAG
- a CDS encoding FAD:protein FMN transferase codes for MKCKKNNIIKKLSAVLTASALLLTGCSGAKSSTQTDQDLTYTDMLFDTVIKIQILDPADESILDGLKKLCKKYDTMFSTTNTDSELYKLNHANGQPFTVSSETANLIQEGIHYSELSGGAFDLTIEPVSALWDFMADKPTVPSSDAIAQAVSHVDYTKIDIQDNTVTLEDPEAGIDLGAIAKGYIADQVKTYLKKQGIKHAIINLGGNVDVIGTKPDGSKYNIGIQKPFDESGEAITSVQLKDQTVVTSGIYERYFKKNGKLYHHILDPRTGYPCENNLYSVSIITDSSTKADALSTTCFLLGYEKGMELIQSMDGVEAIFITDDEKVHKIGI; via the coding sequence ATGAAATGTAAAAAAAATAATATCATAAAAAAACTCAGTGCGGTTCTCACTGCCTCTGCTCTTCTCTTGACCGGATGCTCCGGCGCAAAAAGCAGTACACAGACCGATCAGGATCTTACTTATACCGACATGCTCTTTGACACTGTCATCAAGATCCAGATCCTTGATCCTGCAGATGAAAGTATTCTGGATGGTCTGAAGAAACTTTGCAAAAAATATGACACAATGTTCTCCACCACCAATACAGACAGTGAACTTTATAAATTAAACCACGCAAACGGTCAGCCCTTCACTGTCTCTTCCGAAACGGCCAATCTTATTCAGGAGGGTATCCATTACAGCGAACTTTCCGGCGGTGCCTTTGATCTCACCATTGAACCGGTATCGGCTCTCTGGGATTTCATGGCAGATAAACCAACGGTTCCATCTTCCGATGCCATTGCCCAGGCCGTAAGCCACGTTGATTACACAAAGATCGACATTCAGGATAACACCGTTACATTGGAAGATCCCGAAGCCGGCATCGATCTGGGAGCCATCGCCAAAGGATACATTGCCGACCAGGTGAAAACATATCTCAAAAAGCAAGGGATAAAACATGCGATCATCAATCTTGGAGGAAACGTTGATGTCATCGGCACCAAACCCGACGGAAGCAAATACAACATCGGAATCCAGAAACCTTTCGATGAATCCGGTGAAGCTATCACCTCTGTACAGTTAAAAGACCAGACAGTTGTAACTTCCGGAATCTATGAACGGTATTTTAAGAAAAACGGAAAACTATATCATCACATCCTGGATCCACGAACCGGATATCCGTGCGAGAACAATCTTTACAGCGTATCGATCATCACAGACTCTTCTACAAAAGCAGATGCACTCAGCACAACCTGCTTTCTACTGGGATACGAGAAAGGAATGGAACTGATCCAGAGTATGGATGGAGTGGAGGCGATATTTATTACGGATGATGAGAAGGTGCATAAAATTGGGATTTAA
- a CDS encoding DUF2752 domain-containing protein, which translates to MKDGFVLLKNDIKKAKWAVIFIIAYFVFGSQFLPGICPLVWITGFPCPACGLTRAGIRLLHLDFKGAWKMHPFIYAFATGVVIFAWKRYICKKPIGKWFKTGCVVCVVLMVIYYVWRMYRYFPDQPPMSYYHYNLLRLLMDVAFGALK; encoded by the coding sequence TTGAAAGACGGATTTGTATTATTAAAAAATGATATAAAGAAGGCAAAATGGGCGGTTATATTTATAATCGCCTATTTTGTATTTGGAAGTCAATTTCTGCCGGGTATCTGCCCTTTGGTCTGGATCACGGGATTTCCTTGTCCGGCATGCGGACTTACAAGAGCAGGAATCCGGCTTTTGCATCTGGACTTCAAAGGAGCATGGAAGATGCATCCGTTTATCTATGCATTCGCAACAGGTGTGGTGATATTTGCATGGAAGCGCTATATCTGTAAGAAGCCGATTGGAAAATGGTTTAAGACAGGCTGTGTCGTGTGTGTGGTTCTTATGGTGATTTACTACGTGTGGCGTATGTATCGGTATTTTCCGGACCAGCCGCCAATGAGTTATTACCACTATAATCTGCTTCGACTGCTCATGGATGTTGCGTTCGGAGCCCTGAAATGA
- a CDS encoding RnfABCDGE type electron transport complex subunit B — protein sequence MSVTGIILAAVIVGGTGLFIGVFLGVAGKKFAVEVDEREEAILGVLPGNNCGGCGYAGCSGLAAAIVKGEAEVGGCPVGGAPVAAKVGEIMGVAAGAQVHEVAFVKCGGDCEKAKQEYEYHGLSDCTMVNMMQDGGPKACSYGCLGDGSCVQACPFDAIHIVNGVAVVDKEACKACGKCVAVCPKHLIEIVPYDQKHLVKCNSQDKGKAVMQACTAGCIGCKMCEKACKFEAVTVENNIAHIDYEKCKDCGACAVKCPKKVIS from the coding sequence ATGAGTGTTACAGGTATTATTCTTGCGGCAGTTATCGTAGGAGGCACCGGATTATTCATTGGTGTATTCCTCGGCGTTGCCGGTAAGAAATTTGCGGTAGAGGTAGATGAAAGAGAAGAAGCCATCCTGGGCGTTCTTCCTGGAAATAACTGCGGTGGCTGTGGTTATGCCGGATGTTCCGGACTTGCAGCAGCAATCGTAAAAGGAGAAGCTGAAGTCGGCGGATGTCCGGTCGGAGGCGCTCCGGTAGCAGCAAAAGTCGGAGAGATCATGGGCGTTGCTGCAGGTGCACAGGTACATGAAGTTGCATTTGTAAAATGTGGCGGAGACTGTGAAAAAGCAAAACAGGAATATGAATATCACGGACTGAGCGACTGTACTATGGTCAACATGATGCAGGATGGCGGACCGAAAGCCTGTTCTTATGGATGTCTTGGAGACGGAAGCTGTGTTCAGGCATGTCCGTTCGATGCGATCCACATTGTAAACGGTGTGGCAGTTGTAGATAAAGAAGCATGTAAAGCATGTGGAAAATGTGTAGCTGTATGTCCAAAACACCTGATCGAGATCGTGCCATATGATCAGAAGCATCTGGTAAAATGTAATTCACAGGACAAAGGTAAAGCAGTTATGCAGGCATGTACAGCCGGATGTATCGGATGTAAGATGTGTGAGAAAGCATGTAAGTTTGAAGCTGTTACAGTGGAAAATAACATTGCGCACATCGACTACGAGAAATGTAAAGACTGTGGTGCCTGTGCAGTAAAATGTCCGAAGAAAGTTATCTCATAA
- a CDS encoding electron transport complex protein RnfA — protein sequence MKELLIIAIGSAIVNNVVLSQFLGICPFLGVSKKVETATGMGGAVVFVITLSSFFTGLIYKFILVPLGFEYLQTIVFILFIAALVQFVEMFLKKSMPSLYKALGVYLPLITTNCAVLGVALTNVQKEYSIIEGVVNGIGTSVGFLIAIVIMAGIREKIEYNDISESFQGTPIVLITACLMAIAFCGFSGLI from the coding sequence ATGAAAGAATTATTGATTATTGCAATTGGTTCAGCTATCGTAAATAACGTTGTACTCAGCCAGTTCCTCGGAATCTGTCCGTTCCTGGGTGTTTCGAAAAAGGTTGAGACTGCAACCGGTATGGGTGGAGCAGTTGTATTCGTTATTACATTATCATCATTCTTTACAGGACTGATTTACAAATTCATCCTGGTTCCGCTGGGGTTTGAATATCTGCAGACAATCGTATTCATTCTGTTTATCGCAGCTTTAGTACAGTTTGTAGAAATGTTCCTGAAAAAGAGTATGCCATCATTGTATAAAGCACTTGGTGTGTATCTTCCACTGATCACAACAAACTGTGCGGTACTTGGTGTGGCACTTACAAATGTTCAGAAAGAATATTCTATCATCGAAGGTGTTGTCAATGGTATTGGTACATCTGTCGGATTCCTGATCGCGATCGTGATCATGGCAGGTATTCGTGAGAAGATAGAATACAATGATATTTCAGAGTCCTTCCAGGGAACTCCGATCGTACTGATCACAGCTTGTCTGATGGCGATCGCGTTCTGTGGATTCTCAGGATTAATTTAG